The Mytilus trossulus isolate FHL-02 chromosome 3, PNRI_Mtr1.1.1.hap1, whole genome shotgun sequence genome contains a region encoding:
- the LOC134710777 gene encoding echinoderm microtubule-associated protein-like 6 produces MASKTAPKSQLRLEWVYGYRGHQCRNNLFYNVGKDIVYFVAGVGIVYNQTEHKQKFYLGHDDDILCLSMHPERSIVATGQTGKNPFICVWDTNNMETLSMLKDGHQNGIAAIGFDKDGGRVVSVGLDTHSTINVWDWRKGKILASVRGHSDRVFDVQFHLFKENTIVSCGVKHIKFWSLCGNALTPKKGVFGKAGEIQTMMCLAFGPDDTTYSGTLSGDVYIWRGNNLDNVIVGAHQGAIYTLDIGESGYATGGKDGCVKLWDPDFKSITSISIGNSPEGYKGLCVRSVCWRGDKVLVGTQDSEIFEIGVRDRDKPICLVQGHAEGELWALAVHPKKPIFATGSDDQTVRLWNLHKFEILSKTTLEQKIRSCAFDNEGNHLAVGFTDGSFMVLKTRDLSEVFQTKDRKEVLHEMKYSPCGKFLAVASNDNFVDIYAADQRYKHVGTCSGSSSFITHIDWSEDSKYLQTNSGAAERLIHKMPSGKQVTNKEEKANIRWCTFTGVLGAEVNGIWEKYTDTNDINASDANYSSEVIVTGDDFGLVKLFKFPSLKKGAKFRKYIGHSAHVTNVRFSHDRNRVISTGGADHAVFQWRFLPDGGSSDSSDLPDPQSGFLDSNSEDSDTDISDVGDLDSDLEQEKQVRYDREVYREDAAKLQKLEKGVTGGKKRKHGPSSSLKLEYVHGYRGYDCRNNLFYLQNGDIVYHVAATGIVFDRMKTQKFYLGHTDDILCLCLHPIKDIVATGQVGRDGTIHIWDTESMKTLSVLKGQHQRGVCAVDFSGDGKKLASVGLDDNHLIVVWDWRKGEKLASTRGHKDKIFVIKWNPSDNTKLVTVGVKHIKFWTQTGGGFTSVRGTLGKVAKLCDMLCIAYGKAADICYSGGSDGNVFVWNGTTLQKTVKAHEGPLFAMHSLDKGFVTGGKDGVVGLWNDQFEQCLKTYSIKKDSVSPDSRGTLMADSPTVRAIVLGHGKILVGTKNGEIIEIDKAGPLSILTQGHMEGEIWGLACHPTQDLFATVSDDKTVRVWNTTEEHKMLSIKKLKQAGRCITFSTDGKHLAVGLKDGSFVVMKTDTLEDVTSFHHRKEEISDIKWSPDAGKYLAVASHDNFVDIYNVIAQKRVGTCKGASSYITHVDWDKNGKVLMVNSGAKEQLFYEAPRGSRITLRKQEIEKFDWCSWTSVLGDTCEGVWPPKSDITDVNATCLTKDRQLLATADDFGFVKLFVYPVKGKFAKHKKYVGHSAHVTNVRWTASDRKLISTGGADTAVMVWNCSSPEDKHFVHGESDDSDTDSEEEGGYDSDVEREKNMDYGKKIYANTNKERDGVKPHLQETVQAAKPSVSRNVPEPPKVKRSEPPTSGSKRKKMTQVTDLKLDYVYGYRGFDSRNNLYYVNDGTDIVFHAAGAGIVQNLSSGQQSFYLKHTDDILCLTVNQYPKLRNIIATGQIGEPPSIHVWDAVTKETKSILRGCHSRGVCSLDFSCSGKFLLSVGLDNNIAVWRWQEGSKVASTPAHTQRIFSAEFRPDSDSQFVSVGVKHVKFWTVTGSELTGKKGILTSAGTGVESKKMQTMLCVAFGANNLTYTGAMSGDVYVWQETTLVRIVPKAHTGPVFSMFTTLRDGFIVTGGKDPPSKDNGPVKLWDQEMKRRRAFPLHEAGTKTDVVKSVCRTKGKILVGTKMNSVIEIGEKDGNIQVLLSAHAEGELWGLDSHPSIPRFITASFDGTVRLWDLTNKSMIGRLEVGAAKSASFSRDGELVAVGLKNGEVMVLTVNGMKMWGKRRDRSGAISDVKFSSDGKYLAVGSEENTVDFYDLSQGPSLNRAGYCKGIPSFVIQMDFSADSKYIRVSSGDYTHRVFAVPSGSRVEKPEIVDKITWADWTSVVGPEVLGIWPKDSPNADVNCAHLSHHGNALATGDDFGYVKLFDFPCRDKHAECKKYGGHSADVTNVRFTADDKYLISTGGDDCCIFVWKCV; encoded by the exons TGGTGGG agaGTAGTTTCTGTTGGCCTAGACACACATTCCACAATAAACGTGTGGGACTGGAGGAAAGGAAAGATTCTAGCATCAGTAAGAGGCCATTCAGATAGA GTTTTTGATGTTCAATTCCACCTGtttaaagaaaatacaataGTAAGCTGTGGTGTGAAGCACATCAAGTTCTGGTCATTGTGTGGAAATGCTCTCACACCTAAGAAAGGTGTGTTTGGTAAAGCTGGTGAGATACAGACCATGATGTGTTTGGCCTTTGGTCCTGACGACACCACTTATTCTGGTACCCTTAGTGGTGATGTGTATATATGGAGAGGCAATAATCTGGATAATGTCATAGTTGGAGCTCATCAA GGAGCTATATATACACTAGATATAGGAGAGAGTGGATATGCTACAGGAGGAAAAGATGGGTGTGTCAAACTGTGGGATCCTGATTTCAAAAGTATCACTTCTATTAGTATTGGTAACAGTCCAGAGGGCTACAAAG GTTTATGTGTAAGAAGTGTCTGCTGGAGAGGAGACAAAGTATTAGTAGGGACACAAGACAGTGAGATATTTGAAATTGGTGTCAGAGATCGAGATAAACCTATCTGTCTAGTACAAGGACATGCTGAGGGAGAGTTATGGGCCTTAGCGGTACATCCAAAGAAACCAATATTTGCAACAGGAAGTGATGATCAGACAGTCAG gttGTGGAACTtacacaaatttgaaattttgtcaaaaacaacacTTGAACAAAAGATCAGGTCTTGTGCCTTTGACAATGAAGGGAATCATCTAGCTGTGGGGTTCACAGATGGATCTTTCATGGTCTTGAAGACAAG GGATTTATCAGAAGTATTTCAAACAAAGGACAGAAAAGAAGTTTtacatgaaatgaaatattcacCTTGTGGGAAATTTTTAGCAGTGGCATCAAATGACAATTTTGTAGACATTTATGCTGCAGATCAGCGCTACAAGCATGTTGGTACATGCAGCGGTAGTTCAAGTTTTATAACACATATTGATTGGTCGGAGGAtagtaaatatttacaaacaaatagtGGCGCTGCAGAAAGACTAATTCATAAAATGCCTA gtGGCAAACAGGTAACAAATAAAGAAGAGAAAGCCAACATTCGGTGGTGTACCTTTACTGGAGTTTTAGGTGCAGAAGTTAATGGTATATGGGAAAAGTATACAGACACAAACGACATCAATGCTTCAGATGCTAACTACAGTTCAGAGGTTATTGTCACTGGTGATGACTTTGGTCTTGTCAAATTATTTAAGTTTCCTTCACTGAAAAAAG GTGCCAAATTCAGGAAATATATAGGACATTCTGCCCATGTGAccaatgtcagattttctcATGACAGAAATCGTGTGATATCAACAGGAGGAGCAGATCATGCTGTGTTCCAGTGGAGATTTCTACCAGACGGAGGATCATCAGATTCTAGTGATTTACCAGATCCTCAATCAG GTTTCTTAGATTCTAACAGTGAAGACAGTGATACAGACATATCTGATGTTGGTGACCTAGACTCTGACCTTGAGCAGGAGAAACAGGTCAGATATGATCGGGAAGTTTACAGAGAGGATGCTGCTAAATTACAGAAGTTAGAGAAGGGTGTGACAGGAGGgaagaaaagaaaacatggcCCATCATCCAGTCTTAAATTGGAATATGTTCATGG atacaGAGGTTATGACTGCAGAAACAACTTATTCTACCTCCAGAATGGAGACATTGTTTACCATGTAGCAGCTACTGGTATAGTTTTTGACAGAATGAAAACACAGAAGTTTTATTTAGGTCATACTGATGATATACTTTGTCTATGCTTACATCCTATCAAGGACATAGTAGCCACTGGACAG GTTGGAAGAGATGGGACTATACATATCTGGGATACAGAATCCATGAAAACATTGTCAGTACTGAAAGGTCAACATCAAAGAGGTGTCTGTGCTGTAGATTTCTCAG gtgaTGGTAAAAAGTTGGCATCAGTTGGTTTGGATGACAACCATCTTATTGTAGTATGGGACTGGAGAAAGGGAGAAAAATTAGCCTCTACAAG aggtcataaagacaaaatatttgtgATAAAGTGGAACCCCTCTGATAATACCAAGCTAGTAACAGTTGGTGTGAAACACATTAAATTCTGGACACAGACAG GTGGTGGATTTACCTCAGTCCGTGGTACCTTAGGTAAAGTTGCCAAGCTGTGTGACATGTTGTGCATTGCCTATGGTAAAGCAGCAGACATATGTTACTCTGGTGGCAGTGACGGCAATGTGTTTGTTTGGAATGGTACTACTCTACAGAAAACTGTCAAAGCACATGAGGGGCCTCTATTTGCCATGCATTCTCTAGATAAG GGATTTGTAACAGGTGGAAAAGATGGCGTGGTTGGTTTATGGAATGACCAGTTTGAACAATGTCTCAAGACCTACTCAATTAAGAAAGACTCTGTGTCACCTGATTCAAGAGGCACGCTAATGGCTGATTCGCCAACTGTCAGGGCTATTGTGCTGGGACATGGGAAAATATTGGTGGGAACAAAGAATGGCGAAATTATAGAAATAGACAAAGCTGGACCTCTCAGTATTCTTACACAG gGTCACATGGAAGGAGAAATCTGGGGATTAGCTTGCCACCCAACTCAGGATTTATTTGCAACTGTCAGCGATGATAAAACTGTCCGTGTTTGGAATACCACAGAGGAACATAAAATGTTGAGcatcaagaaattaaaacaagCTGGAAGATGTATTACATTCTCTACTGATGGAAAACATTTAGCAGTTGGTCTAAAAGATG GTAGTTTTGTTGTGATGAAGACTGATACATTAGAAGATGTTACATCATTCCATCACAGGAAGGAGGAAATCTCAGACATCAAATGGTCACCAG ATGCTGGTAAATACCTTGCAGTAGCATCACATGACAACTTTGTAGATATCTACAATGTCATAGCTCAGAAAAGAGTAGGCACATGTAAAGGAGCATCTAGTTATATCACTCATGTTGATTGGGATAAAAATG GAAAGGTACTGATGGTAAATTCAGGGGCCAAGGAACAATTATTTTATGAGGCACCAAGGGGTAGTCGTATCACATTAAGGAAACAAGAAatagagaaatttgattggtgcTCATGGACATCTGTCCTTGGAGACACATGTGAAGGTGTATGGCCTCCCAAAAGTGATATCACTGATGTTAACGCCACCTGCCTCACAAAGGACAGACAACTCTTAGCTACAGCAGATGACTTTGGATTtgtcaaattatttgtttatccaGTAAAG GGAAAATTTGccaaacacaaaaaatatgttggaCACAGTGCCCATGTGACTAATGTAAGATGGACAGCTAGTGACAGGAAGTTGATATCCACTGGAGGAGCTGACACTGCAGTTATGGTATGGAACTGTTCCTCACCAGAAGataaacattttgtacatgGAGAGAGTGATGACTCTGACACAGATTCTGAAGAAGAAGGAG GATATGATAGTGATGTAGAGAGAGAGAAGAATATGGACTATGGTAAAAAGATATATGCCAACACAAATAAAGAAAGAGACGGTGTGAAACCTCATCTACAGGAAACTGTTCAAGCTGCTAA ACCAAGTGTCAGTAGAAATGTCCCAGAACCTCCTAAAGTGAAGAGATCAGAACCACCAACATCTGGCTCAAAGAGAAAGAAAATGACACAAGTTACA GATTTAAAATTAGATTATGTGTATGGTTACCGTGGTTTTGATTCCCGTAATAATCTTTACTATGTCAATGATGGTACAGATATTGTCTTCCATGCTGCTGGTGCAGGAATTGTACAGAATTTGTCTTCAG gacAACAAAGTTTTTACCTTAAACACACAGatgatattttatgtttaactgTTAACCAATATCCAAAACTACGCAATATAATAGCTACAGGCCAAATAGGTGAACCCCCATCAATCCATGTCTGGGATGCTGTTACCAAGGAAACCAAATCTATTTTAAGAGGATGTCACAGTCGTGGAGTCTGTTCCCTAGATTTCTCCTGCTCAGGGAAATTTTTGTTGTCTGTTGGATTAGATAATAATATTGCTGTGTGGAGGTGGCAAGAAG GTTCTAAAGTTGCCAGTACTCCAGCCCACACACAGAGAATATTTAGTGCTGAGTTCCGTCCAGATTCTGATAGTCAATTTGTTTCTGTTGGTgtcaaacatgttaaattttgGACTGTTACCGGTAGTGAACTGACAGGGAAGAAAGGAATCTTAACTAGTGCTGGAACAGGAGTAGAATCTAAAAAAATGCAAACTATGTTATGTGTTGCTTTTGGAGCG aaCAACTTAACCTACACCGGTGCAATGAGTGGAGATGTCTATGTCTGGCAGGAGACAACATTAGTTAGAATTGTACCAAAGGCTCACACAGGTCCCGTGTTCTCTATGTTTACTACACTCAGGGATGGTTTCATTGTCACTGGTGGAAAAGATCCTCC ATCTAAAGACAATGGTCCAGTTAAACTATGGGACCAAGAAATGAAGAGAAGAAGGGCCTTCCCATTACATGAGGCTGGGACAAAAACAGATGTTGTCAAATCTGTGTGTAGAACAAAG GGTAAAATATTAGTAGGAACAAAGATGAATTCTGTGATAGAGATAGGAGAAAAAGATGGAAACATTCAGGTTTTATTATCTGCCCATGCTGAAGGAGAGTTATGGGGTCTGGATAGTCATCCCTCTATTCCTAGATTCATTACTGCCAGTTTTGATGGAACAGTCAGACTGTGGGATCTTACTAACAAG tCCATGATTGGTAGGTTAGAAGTAGGGGCAGCTAAGTCAGCATCATTTAGTCGAGATGGAGAATTAGTAGCTGTAGGATTAAAGAATGGTGAAGTGATGGTGTTAACAGTAAATGGAATGAAAATGTGGGGAAAGAGGAGAGATAGGTCTGGTGCCATAAGTGATGTCAA ATTTAGTTCTGATGGTAAATATTTAGCTGTTGGATCAGAAGAGAATACAGTAGATTTTTATGATCTTTCCCAAGGACCATCCCTTAATAGAGCTGGCTATTGTAAAGGAATTCCAAGTTTTGTCATCCAGATGGATTTCTCAGCAGATAGCAAATACATCAGG GTTAGTTCAGGAGATTACACACACAGAGTGTTTGCTGTACCAAGTGGATCAAGAGTAGAGAAACCAGAGATTGTAGATAAGATCACATGGGCTGATTGGACAAG tgtGGTAGGTCCAGAGGTACTTGGAATTTGGCCAAAAGATTCTCCAAATGCTGATGTTAATTGTGCCCACCTGTCTCACCATGGTAACGCCCTTGCCACAGGCGATGACTTTGGATATGTCAAACTGTTTGATTTCCCATGCAGAGATAAACAT GCTGAGTGCAAGAAGTATGGAGGCCATTCTGCTGATGTAACTAATGTGAGATTTACAGCAGACGATAAATATCTCATAAGTACTGGAGGAGATGATTGCTG tatttttgtctGGAAATGTGTATAG
- the LOC134710779 gene encoding uncharacterized protein LOC134710779, giving the protein MADQEKILQAAKAEIESAMNKAFENVASAGGNTAETEESTEEKPKDYVEPIQDPYGKAIKYLEKHNVMQLFQALTASIVYNKPEDPLQTMMKEIETMKKQAGQ; this is encoded by the exons ATGGCAGATCAAGAAAAGATACTTCAGGCTGCAAAGGCAGAAATAGAATCTGCCATGAACAAGGCTTTCGAAAACGTGGCTAGCGCTGGTGGTAATACTGCAGAGACAGAGGAATCAACAGAAGAAAAACCAAAAGATTACGTTGAACCGATCCAAGATCCTTATGGAAAAGCAATCAAATATCTAGAAAAGCATAATGTCATGCAACTTTTTCAG GCCTTAACAGCTAGTATTGTATACAACAAACCAGAAGACCCCCTGCAGACAATGATGAAAGAAATAGAAACAATGAAGAAACAAGCAGGTCAATAG